In Paenibacillus ihbetae, the following are encoded in one genomic region:
- a CDS encoding fatty acid desaturase — protein MAKPDNRLSSLKKNMTPFEVIDTKASIRQLLNTLIPLILLWYAAYLSLSVSYWLTLPITLIASGFVVRTFIIFHDCCHQSFFKSRRANRILGTITGILTLCPYEQWKSTHSIHHATSSNLDKRGIGDMWVLTVEEYRSASLWQRLSYRIYRNPLVMFGLGPIWVFLVSYRFNRKGAGRKEKLNTYITNGSILALYALLCWATGWQAFVLIQAPIFLLSGMLGIWLFYVQHQFEDTYYEHDEEWSFVNAAVEGSSYYKLPRPLQWITGNIGFHHVHHLSPKVPNYNLEKAHEASPPLQKATTITLKTSFKSISFRLWDEERKIFVTFKEAKALLRKPQEPASLPEVSASAIKGRTVVQSKS, from the coding sequence ATGGCTAAGCCTGATAACAGATTGTCCAGCTTGAAAAAAAACATGACTCCTTTCGAAGTAATTGATACCAAGGCGAGCATTCGCCAGCTGTTGAATACGCTCATTCCGCTGATACTGCTCTGGTATGCGGCTTACCTGAGCCTTTCGGTATCATATTGGCTAACGCTTCCAATTACGCTGATCGCTTCCGGCTTTGTAGTCCGGACGTTTATTATATTTCATGACTGCTGTCATCAATCATTCTTTAAGAGCCGCCGCGCCAACCGGATTCTCGGTACGATTACCGGCATTCTGACGCTGTGCCCGTACGAGCAATGGAAGAGCACCCATTCGATCCATCATGCAACGAGCAGCAATCTCGATAAACGGGGAATCGGGGATATGTGGGTGCTGACGGTGGAAGAATACCGCAGTGCATCGCTGTGGCAGCGGCTGTCCTACAGAATTTACCGGAATCCGCTCGTGATGTTCGGTCTCGGGCCGATCTGGGTATTCCTCGTCTCCTACCGCTTCAACCGGAAGGGAGCCGGGCGCAAGGAGAAGCTGAACACGTACATTACGAACGGATCGATTCTGGCGCTATACGCCCTGCTGTGCTGGGCTACCGGATGGCAGGCATTCGTGCTGATCCAGGCACCGATTTTCCTTCTTTCGGGCATGCTGGGCATTTGGCTGTTCTACGTGCAGCATCAATTCGAAGACACCTATTATGAGCATGATGAAGAATGGAGCTTCGTCAATGCGGCGGTGGAGGGAAGCTCGTATTACAAGCTGCCGCGCCCGCTGCAGTGGATCACCGGTAATATCGGGTTTCACCACGTCCATCATCTGAGCCCCAAGGTTCCGAATTACAATCTGGAAAAAGCGCATGAGGCTTCACCGCCTCTTCAGAAGGCAACGACCATTACATTAAAAACAAGCTTCAAATCGATCAGCTTTCGATTATGGGATGAAGAGCGGAAGATATTCGTTACCTTCAAGGAGGCGAAGGCGCTGCTGCGC
- a CDS encoding Gfo/Idh/MocA family protein, translated as MTTRFAVIGTNWITERFLQAALETEEFLLTAVYSRTEEKGRAFAAKYADPDVYTDLDQMLQTADIDAVYIASPNSYHMEQAIRCMNHGKHVLCEKPMASNASEVQAMIDTAKRNNVLLMEALKSTLMPNFQTVKDNLYKLGPIRRYFASYCQYSSRYDAFKQGTVLNAFNPEFSNGSLMDLGIYCLYPMVTLFGKPDTVKASGYMLSSGVDGEGSLILSYPEMEAVIMHSKISDSYAPAEIQGEIGTMIIDKINQPYDVKIHYRDGTIENVTQLQTHESMYYEVQEFIDLLKCGERESAVNTLANSLITAEIMEEARGQIGLVFPADMRS; from the coding sequence ATGACTACCCGATTTGCCGTCATCGGCACAAACTGGATAACAGAGCGTTTTCTTCAAGCTGCACTGGAGACGGAGGAGTTTCTGCTCACAGCTGTCTATTCGCGCACGGAGGAGAAGGGACGGGCGTTCGCGGCCAAATATGCAGACCCTGATGTGTACACCGATCTGGATCAAATGCTGCAAACTGCGGATATAGACGCCGTATATATCGCAAGCCCGAACTCATACCATATGGAGCAGGCGATCCGGTGCATGAATCACGGCAAGCATGTGCTGTGCGAGAAGCCGATGGCTTCGAATGCAAGCGAGGTTCAAGCGATGATCGACACCGCCAAAAGAAATAACGTTCTGCTGATGGAGGCGCTGAAATCCACCTTGATGCCGAATTTCCAAACGGTGAAGGACAATCTGTACAAGCTTGGACCGATCCGGCGCTATTTTGCGAGCTACTGCCAATATTCTTCGAGATACGATGCGTTTAAGCAGGGGACCGTATTGAATGCCTTCAATCCCGAATTCTCCAACGGATCGCTGATGGATCTGGGCATCTACTGTCTTTATCCGATGGTTACCCTGTTCGGCAAGCCGGATACCGTGAAGGCTTCGGGCTACATGCTCTCCTCCGGGGTCGACGGGGAAGGCAGCCTGATTCTCTCCTATCCGGAAATGGAAGCCGTCATTATGCACTCGAAAATCAGTGATTCTTACGCGCCGGCGGAAATCCAGGGCGAGATCGGGACAATGATCATCGATAAGATCAACCAGCCGTATGACGTGAAGATTCATTACCGGGACGGAACCATCGAGAACGTGACCCAATTGCAGACCCATGAATCCATGTATTATGAAGTGCAGGAGTTCATCGATCTCCTGAAATGCGGGGAAAGGGAGAGCGCTGTCAACACCCTGGCGAATTCTCTGATCACCGCAGAAATCATGGAGGAGGCTAGAGGGCAGATCGGGCTCGTGTTCCCGGCGGACATGCGGAGCTAA
- a CDS encoding acyl-CoA thioesterase has protein sequence MKKPTFVQPDPQTWIDSFHFEIPIKIRYCETDMLGHVNNVSYFMYFEQGRIEYFEHLGLTEDLFSEKHVSVVADLECQYLAQLYLKDPLKLRVKVAEIGRSSMDVHYAVVVRGELRAAGRGTIVLIDTATGKSTPIPDGAKERILAFEETRT, from the coding sequence ATGAAAAAACCAACCTTTGTACAACCCGATCCGCAAACTTGGATCGATTCATTCCATTTCGAGATTCCAATCAAAATTCGTTACTGCGAGACGGACATGCTGGGCCATGTCAATAATGTCAGCTACTTCATGTATTTTGAACAGGGACGGATTGAATACTTCGAGCATTTGGGCTTAACCGAGGATTTGTTCAGCGAGAAGCATGTATCGGTTGTGGCTGATCTGGAGTGCCAGTACCTGGCGCAGTTGTATTTGAAGGATCCGCTTAAGCTGCGCGTCAAGGTGGCTGAGATCGGGCGTTCCTCCATGGACGTCCACTACGCCGTAGTCGTACGCGGCGAGCTGAGAGCCGCCGGGCGGGGAACGATCGTGCTCATCGATACGGCCACCGGCAAGAGCACGCCGATCCCGGATGGGGCCAAGGAACGGATTCTCGCTTTTGAAGAAACTAGAACCTAG
- a CDS encoding ABC transporter permease, whose protein sequence is MNTAKPLKEKPAASFAFDFLYKYGTLITVAVLILVFGTVADSFLSTSNIINILRSISIVTIIAVGLTVSLSVGGFDLSVGSTATLANALVISMFVWHGQQIGIGIGLTLLICLAVGLINAFLVINFKIDDMLMTLATMFIFQGVAMTYTRGATISQNMIMPSGDFATGKIPAAFEKIGQVPWIIVIMVLVVLIVHLFLTYTKHGRYMYMIGGNREAAALSGIPVSRYRLIAYLVSALFATIGGIILGARVMTAEVNSGGPYLMDAVAAAFIGYSVFGAGKPNALGTFVGAVLIGILQNGLIMLSVPYYAMDIVKGSVLALALALTYYRKRK, encoded by the coding sequence ATGAATACAGCAAAACCTTTAAAGGAGAAGCCTGCGGCGAGTTTCGCGTTTGATTTTCTATACAAGTACGGCACGCTGATCACGGTCGCGGTGCTCATTCTCGTGTTCGGTACGGTGGCCGACAGTTTCCTTAGCACCAGCAATATCATTAACATCCTCCGTTCGATTTCGATTGTAACGATCATTGCGGTAGGCTTGACGGTCTCTTTGTCGGTCGGCGGCTTCGATCTCTCCGTCGGCTCGACGGCCACCCTTGCCAATGCACTAGTCATCTCCATGTTCGTCTGGCACGGGCAGCAAATCGGCATCGGCATCGGGCTTACCCTTTTGATCTGCTTAGCAGTTGGGTTAATCAATGCGTTCCTGGTCATTAATTTCAAAATCGACGATATGCTGATGACCCTTGCTACGATGTTTATCTTCCAGGGAGTGGCCATGACCTATACCCGGGGGGCGACGATATCGCAAAACATGATCATGCCGAGCGGCGACTTTGCAACCGGAAAAATCCCGGCGGCATTCGAAAAAATCGGACAGGTGCCATGGATCATCGTCATTATGGTGCTCGTGGTTCTGATCGTCCACCTGTTCCTGACCTACACCAAGCATGGACGATACATGTACATGATCGGCGGCAATCGCGAGGCGGCGGCGTTATCCGGCATACCGGTGAGCCGGTACCGGCTGATCGCATATCTCGTGTCCGCACTGTTCGCGACCATCGGCGGCATTATTCTGGGCGCGCGGGTCATGACCGCTGAGGTGAATTCCGGGGGACCGTACTTAATGGACGCGGTGGCAGCCGCATTTATCGGCTATTCCGTCTTCGGGGCAGGAAAACCGAATGCGCTTGGAACATTCGTCGGTGCGGTGCTGATCGGCATTTTGCAAAACGGCCTCATCATGCTGTCCGTGCCGTACTATGCCATGGACATCGTGAAGGGCTCCGTACTGGCGCTTGCGCTGGCCCTGACCTATTACAGAAAGAGAAAGTGA
- a CDS encoding sugar ABC transporter ATP-binding protein, protein MKRISISFPGVKALDDVDFQAAAGAAHALIGANGAGKSTLMKVLSGAYSHYEGEIWLDGRQVNIRSPKEAKDLGIQIVYQEVDTALIPNLSVGENIMLDRMVHDMGGRQVIRWNGLHQEAEAVLARMNIRVPSRKLVSELTLAEKQMVLIARAVSKRCRILVLDEPTAPLSHSETEQLFKLVRKLKEDGVAIIFISHQLPELYEICDEITIMRDGRHVASERISDIEQPKVVEYMLGARMEQQFPRIEREIGPVAFEARGLHDPGKIDHVDFHIRKGEIVGLAGLVGAGKTELCRAVFGASSTSTGAISLNGKRLRISSPHDAVRQGIALVPEERRREGVFVEEPVSVNLTASVLSRFSRWGSWLSFGREKQAAREMIDRLGIKTPSEKARVKNLSGGNQQKVAIGKWLLADADVYIFDEPTKGVDVGAKRDIFQLVAELAKRGKSVLYASSELSEIVGITDRVYIMYDGAITKELDTRASTEEEILLYCTGGGLT, encoded by the coding sequence ATGAAGCGAATATCGATTTCATTTCCGGGCGTTAAGGCGCTTGACGATGTTGATTTTCAGGCGGCCGCCGGAGCGGCGCACGCATTAATCGGTGCGAACGGCGCAGGGAAATCGACGCTTATGAAGGTCCTATCGGGCGCATACAGCCATTATGAGGGGGAGATCTGGCTCGATGGCCGCCAGGTCAATATCAGGTCCCCGAAGGAAGCGAAGGATCTGGGCATCCAGATTGTATACCAAGAGGTGGATACGGCGCTCATTCCGAACCTGTCGGTCGGCGAGAACATTATGCTCGACCGGATGGTCCATGATATGGGGGGCCGGCAGGTTATTCGCTGGAACGGGCTGCATCAAGAGGCGGAGGCTGTGCTGGCGCGGATGAATATCCGCGTTCCGAGCCGGAAGCTCGTCTCGGAGCTGACTTTGGCGGAGAAGCAGATGGTGCTGATCGCCAGAGCGGTGTCCAAGCGGTGCCGGATCCTGGTGCTGGACGAGCCGACGGCGCCGCTCAGCCACAGCGAAACCGAGCAGCTGTTCAAGCTGGTCCGTAAATTGAAGGAAGACGGGGTAGCCATCATTTTCATATCCCACCAGCTTCCGGAGCTGTATGAAATTTGTGACGAGATCACCATCATGCGGGACGGTCGGCATGTCGCAAGCGAACGGATTTCGGACATCGAGCAGCCGAAGGTGGTGGAATACATGCTCGGCGCCAGAATGGAGCAGCAGTTTCCGAGAATCGAACGGGAGATCGGCCCGGTAGCGTTCGAGGCACGCGGCCTCCATGACCCGGGGAAAATCGATCATGTCGATTTCCATATCCGCAAAGGGGAGATCGTCGGCCTGGCGGGCCTCGTCGGCGCCGGAAAAACCGAGCTGTGCCGCGCGGTGTTCGGCGCTTCCAGCACATCGACGGGAGCGATATCCCTGAACGGCAAGCGGCTGCGCATCTCTTCTCCGCACGACGCCGTGCGTCAGGGCATAGCGCTCGTCCCCGAGGAGCGGCGCCGGGAAGGCGTGTTCGTGGAGGAACCGGTATCCGTCAATTTGACGGCTTCGGTGCTGTCACGATTTTCCAGATGGGGCTCGTGGCTCAGCTTCGGCAGAGAGAAGCAGGCTGCGAGGGAGATGATCGACCGGCTTGGAATCAAGACCCCAAGCGAAAAGGCAAGGGTGAAAAACCTGTCCGGCGGCAACCAGCAGAAGGTAGCGATCGGCAAGTGGCTGCTGGCGGATGCGGATGTGTATATATTTGACGAGCCGACGAAGGGCGTTGATGTCGGCGCGAAGCGGGACATTTTTCAGCTGGTGGCCGAGCTTGCGAAGCGCGGCAAATCCGTGCTGTATGCCTCGAGCGAGCTGTCGGAAATCGTCGGTATTACCGATCGGGTGTACATCATGTATGACGGCGCGATTACGAAAGAGCTGGATACGCGGGCATCCACGGAAGAGGAAATTTTGCTTTATTGCACAGGAGGCGGGTTGACATGA
- a CDS encoding sugar ABC transporter substrate-binding protein, with translation MRGSKHVRRFTALVLAFVIVLTGCAESGSGGGSNAGKLSDKVENLPAGIAEKDPVKLMVVRKIGGDDHTAQFLAGAKQEGEALGFKVDTFSANGDSAKFHDAIAQAIDSDYDGFIISHGDDPATVEDVKKITAKGIPVVTFDSLPELSEIEGVTQTSQDDEQLAKLALDKLVEEQGPDANIVYLWVDGFPPMVRRNAVYQETLKNNPGIKEVERFGVASDQTSLETQNAVSAILTKYPKGEIDAIFATWDAFAIGAARALEEAGRTEIKIYGIDVSNADLELIQKENSPWVATAAVDPKMIGAVNVRLLAKKIAGEETPETHNLEPVLIERSSLEGASEAVNMVNLANIIPNWGTSTEFEEDWMKALKEANGK, from the coding sequence ATGAGAGGTAGTAAACATGTACGCAGATTTACGGCGCTCGTGCTCGCATTCGTCATCGTCTTGACAGGCTGTGCCGAATCTGGCAGCGGCGGAGGCAGCAATGCCGGCAAGCTTTCGGACAAGGTGGAGAATCTGCCGGCAGGCATCGCCGAGAAGGATCCGGTCAAGCTGATGGTCGTCCGCAAAATCGGTGGCGATGACCACACGGCGCAATTTTTGGCAGGTGCGAAGCAGGAAGGGGAGGCGCTGGGATTCAAGGTCGATACCTTCTCTGCCAACGGAGACTCCGCGAAGTTTCATGATGCGATTGCTCAGGCGATTGACAGCGATTACGACGGCTTCATCATTTCGCATGGCGACGATCCGGCAACCGTTGAAGACGTGAAGAAAATTACCGCGAAGGGCATTCCGGTCGTTACTTTTGACTCCCTTCCGGAACTTAGCGAAATTGAAGGCGTGACCCAGACCTCGCAGGACGACGAGCAGCTGGCGAAGCTGGCGCTGGACAAGCTGGTGGAAGAGCAGGGGCCGGACGCTAACATTGTGTACCTATGGGTCGACGGTTTTCCGCCGATGGTACGCCGAAATGCGGTTTACCAAGAAACGTTGAAGAACAATCCGGGCATCAAGGAGGTGGAGCGTTTCGGTGTTGCAAGCGACCAAACCTCGCTTGAAACGCAGAATGCCGTATCCGCCATCCTGACGAAATATCCGAAGGGCGAGATCGACGCGATTTTCGCGACCTGGGATGCTTTTGCGATCGGAGCCGCGAGAGCGCTGGAGGAAGCAGGCCGCACAGAGATCAAAATTTACGGCATTGACGTTTCGAACGCGGACCTGGAGCTGATCCAAAAAGAGAACAGCCCATGGGTAGCGACGGCGGCGGTGGATCCGAAAATGATCGGAGCCGTGAACGTCAGACTGCTGGCCAAGAAGATTGCCGGCGAGGAAACGCCGGAAACCCATAACCTCGAGCCTGTGCTGATCGAGCGTTCCAGCCTGGAGGGAGCTTCCGAGGCGGTCAATATGGTGAATCTGGCCAATATTATTCCCAACTGGGGCACCAGCACCGAGTTCGAGGAAGATTGGATGAAGGCCCTTAAAGAAGCAAACGGAAAATAA
- a CDS encoding SGNH/GDSL hydrolase family protein: MNRLQQGDIVLFQGDSITDCGRDRNNPNSLGNGYPLLVDSWFGMNFPEMNVTFLNRGISGNRVVDLNARWEEDCLDLKPNWVSIYIGINDCWRRYDSGDPTSTQDFKDGYRKLIERTKSALDAKLIMVEPFVLPHPEDRRAWREDLDPKIHAVRDLAAEYGALLVPLDGLFAAAAVRREASFWAPDGVHPSPAGHGLIAKAWLETMGVHLS, translated from the coding sequence ATGAATCGTTTGCAGCAAGGAGATATTGTACTTTTCCAAGGAGACAGCATTACGGATTGCGGACGTGACCGCAATAATCCGAACAGTCTGGGTAACGGGTATCCGCTGCTCGTCGACTCGTGGTTTGGCATGAACTTTCCTGAAATGAACGTGACTTTTCTGAATAGAGGGATCAGCGGGAACCGCGTGGTCGATTTGAATGCGCGTTGGGAAGAGGACTGCCTGGATTTGAAGCCGAATTGGGTATCGATTTACATAGGCATCAATGATTGCTGGCGCCGTTATGATAGCGGGGATCCGACCAGCACGCAGGACTTCAAGGACGGATATCGGAAGCTGATCGAACGGACGAAGTCGGCCCTGGACGCGAAGCTCATTATGGTCGAGCCGTTCGTGCTTCCGCATCCGGAGGATCGGAGAGCATGGCGCGAGGACCTCGATCCGAAGATCCATGCGGTGCGGGACTTGGCTGCGGAATACGGCGCACTGCTGGTGCCGCTGGACGGGTTGTTTGCTGCCGCCGCGGTGCGGCGCGAAGCTTCCTTCTGGGCGCCGGACGGCGTGCATCCGTCTCCTGCGGGCCATGGCCTGATCGCGAAAGCATGGCTTGAAACGATGGGTGTGCATCTTAGCTGA
- a CDS encoding ABC transporter ATP-binding protein → MEPILQVKNLSVAFQSRDTEFHAVRGVSFEVRKGETLGIVGESGSGKSVTARSIMRLLPSPPSYMKDGEILFLGQNLAEKTEKEMESIRGRDIGMIFQDPMTSLNPTIRIGEQISEGLVKHLKLSKQEAKQQALEMLKLVGIPNSEARYNQYPHEFSGGMRQRVMIAIALACHPALLIADEPTTALDVTIQAQILNLMKNMQERFGSSIILITHDLGVVAGMCDRVVVMKDGVIVETGTTEEIFENPKHPYTLKLLNALPRLDEKKKPKPAPLIVPGTDYKGPLLEVKSLKQYFDMGKGKVLKAVNDISFHIQAGETLGVVGESGSGKSTTGRAILRLHQPTGGEVLYQGMSVNRLSASEMKAMRRHMQMIFQDPYASLNPRLKVLDIIGEALDVHKLSGSKQERKKRVEELLDMVGLDPAFATRYPHEFSGGQRQRIGIARALAVEPKFIVCDEPLSALDVSIQSQIVKLLEELQHRLGLTYLFIAHDLSMVKHISDRVAVMYMGKIVELAESEELYSNPQHEYTKSLLAAIPVPDPKIESKKKRVMLEERTGEDKYNLEHSELVEVSEGHWVAMPTGA, encoded by the coding sequence TTGGAACCGATTTTACAGGTTAAAAATTTGAGCGTCGCCTTTCAATCCCGGGATACCGAATTCCATGCGGTGCGCGGCGTCAGCTTCGAGGTGCGTAAAGGAGAGACGCTCGGCATCGTTGGGGAGTCCGGAAGCGGCAAAAGCGTGACCGCTCGCTCGATCATGCGTCTGCTGCCGTCCCCGCCTTCTTATATGAAGGATGGGGAAATTCTGTTTCTCGGCCAAAACCTGGCAGAGAAGACGGAGAAGGAAATGGAGAGTATCCGCGGGCGCGATATCGGCATGATTTTTCAGGATCCGATGACCTCGCTCAATCCGACCATTCGAATCGGCGAGCAAATCTCCGAAGGCCTGGTGAAGCATCTGAAGCTGTCCAAGCAGGAAGCGAAGCAGCAAGCGTTGGAGATGCTGAAGCTCGTCGGCATTCCGAACAGCGAAGCCCGGTATAATCAGTACCCGCACGAATTTTCCGGCGGCATGCGCCAGCGGGTCATGATCGCCATTGCTCTGGCGTGCCATCCGGCACTGCTTATTGCCGATGAGCCGACAACGGCGCTCGATGTAACCATCCAGGCACAGATCCTGAATTTGATGAAAAATATGCAGGAGCGTTTCGGCTCCTCGATTATTTTAATTACACATGATCTCGGCGTCGTTGCCGGCATGTGCGACCGCGTGGTTGTCATGAAGGACGGCGTTATTGTCGAGACGGGAACGACGGAGGAGATTTTCGAGAATCCTAAGCATCCCTACACCCTGAAGCTGCTCAACGCGCTGCCGCGTCTGGACGAGAAGAAGAAGCCGAAACCGGCCCCTCTCATCGTTCCCGGTACGGATTACAAGGGACCGCTGCTTGAGGTGAAGTCGCTGAAGCAGTATTTTGACATGGGAAAAGGCAAGGTTTTAAAAGCCGTGAACGATATCAGCTTCCATATCCAGGCCGGTGAAACGCTTGGCGTTGTCGGGGAGTCCGGCAGCGGCAAATCGACGACGGGACGAGCCATCCTGCGTCTTCATCAGCCGACGGGGGGCGAGGTGCTGTACCAGGGCATGTCGGTGAACCGGCTGTCGGCTTCGGAGATGAAGGCGATGCGGCGCCATATGCAGATGATCTTCCAGGATCCGTATGCGTCGCTGAACCCACGGCTTAAGGTTCTCGATATTATCGGCGAGGCGCTCGATGTCCACAAGCTGAGCGGCAGCAAGCAGGAGCGCAAGAAGCGGGTCGAGGAGCTGCTCGATATGGTTGGTCTGGATCCTGCGTTCGCGACGCGGTATCCGCATGAGTTTTCCGGCGGACAGCGTCAGCGGATCGGCATTGCCCGCGCGCTGGCGGTAGAGCCGAAATTCATCGTCTGCGACGAGCCCTTGTCGGCGCTGGATGTGTCGATTCAATCCCAGATCGTGAAGCTGCTGGAAGAGCTCCAGCATCGATTGGGCCTGACATACCTGTTCATTGCCCATGACCTGTCGATGGTGAAGCATATCAGCGACCGCGTCGCGGTGATGTATATGGGGAAAATCGTGGAGCTTGCTGAGAGCGAGGAGCTGTACTCCAACCCGCAGCATGAGTATACGAAGTCATTGCTTGCGGCGATTCCGGTGCCTGATCCGAAGATCGAATCGAAGAAAAAACGGGTAATGCTCGAGGAGCGGACCGGTGAGGATAAATACAATCTGGAGCATTCGGAGCTGGTGGAGGTTTCGGAAGGCCACTGGGTGGCTATGCCAACCGGGGCTTGA
- a CDS encoding ABC transporter permease yields MGGTEAARRGGLIGSISTTYHKILLNPSYKYLLLLLGAPVNLVVFLFYLVQRRKDDYTAAENRIRSAMLSSGYLEALQAEIAQQQKRKHEFFNQKISEQQLQQEVERIAQARFKEELRDRTTKELLLNNKKRLTMADTFDRLIANPLFFIISLIPGLLMYILIFLYRSPYLKYIVERLAMTILVIFGVAVLVFTILYLSPFNPAANILGETATPEQIAAFNKMHGLDQGYLTQLWNNIKGIAYFDLGKSFSGNEDITNSIARKFPITLTLTVISLIIAIAIALPIGIISATRPNSFFDYAFMFVALIGLSIPNFWQGLILILNFSIKLQWLPATFNPENWLSIVMPVIVLGTGLTASVARMTRSSTLEVIHEDYMITARAKGLGKQTILMKHAVRNAIIPIITVIGLQFGGMMGGSAVTEKVFNISGIGSYIVDKQFIPDIPAIMGGVVYTAITISLVNVIIDILYAFFDPRIRSKMKQY; encoded by the coding sequence ATGGGGGGGACGGAAGCAGCTAGAAGAGGCGGACTCATAGGTTCGATAAGCACCACTTATCATAAGATCCTTCTGAATCCTTCTTATAAATACTTACTATTATTATTGGGAGCACCCGTTAATCTCGTGGTCTTCCTCTTTTATTTGGTCCAGCGAAGGAAGGACGACTATACAGCCGCTGAGAACCGCATTCGCAGCGCGATGCTGTCATCCGGGTATTTGGAAGCCCTCCAGGCCGAGATTGCCCAGCAGCAGAAGCGCAAGCACGAGTTCTTCAACCAGAAGATCAGCGAGCAGCAGCTCCAGCAGGAAGTTGAACGGATCGCACAGGCCCGGTTTAAAGAGGAGCTCCGTGACCGGACGACCAAGGAGCTTCTATTAAATAACAAGAAGCGTTTGACCATGGCCGATACGTTCGACCGACTGATCGCCAATCCGTTATTTTTCATTATATCACTGATCCCGGGTCTGCTGATGTATATTCTTATATTTTTATATCGCAGCCCTTATCTGAAATATATTGTGGAACGGCTTGCGATGACGATCCTCGTCATCTTCGGGGTAGCGGTTCTCGTATTTACCATCCTGTACTTGTCGCCGTTCAATCCTGCGGCCAATATTTTAGGAGAGACGGCAACGCCGGAGCAGATCGCGGCCTTCAATAAAATGCACGGTCTCGATCAAGGCTATCTGACGCAGCTGTGGAATAACATCAAGGGCATTGCCTATTTCGATCTTGGCAAATCGTTCTCGGGCAACGAGGATATTACGAACAGCATCGCCCGAAAATTCCCGATCACGCTGACGCTGACCGTCATCTCGCTCATTATTGCGATTGCGATCGCGCTGCCGATCGGCATTATTTCGGCAACCAGACCGAACTCGTTCTTCGATTATGCGTTCATGTTCGTTGCGCTGATCGGATTGTCCATCCCGAACTTTTGGCAAGGATTAATCCTTATCCTGAATTTCTCGATTAAGCTGCAGTGGCTGCCGGCAACCTTCAACCCGGAGAATTGGCTGTCCATCGTGATGCCGGTCATTGTGCTCGGTACGGGACTTACCGCTTCCGTGGCCAGAATGACGCGCTCTTCGACGCTTGAGGTCATCCATGAAGATTATATGATCACGGCCAGAGCGAAGGGGCTCGGAAAACAGACGATTCTCATGAAGCATGCGGTCCGCAATGCCATTATTCCGATCATCACCGTTATTGGTCTCCAGTTCGGGGGCATGATGGGCGGCTCGGCCGTTACGGAAAAAGTGTTCAACATTAGCGGTATTGGGAGCTACATCGTGGACAAGCAATTCATCCCTGATATACCGGCCATCATGGGCGGCGTCGTTTATACCGCCATCACCATATCGCTGGTCAACGTCATTATCGATATCTTGTACGCGTTCTTCGATCCACGGATCCGATCCAAGATGAAACAATACTAA